The DNA region TGACGGTTCGCTGGTGGCGGTCAACGGCAGCGGCATCACGCCCGCGCCCGGCTTCTTCGGCAGCACCCACGCCCTGCAATCGGTGGGACTGTCCCCGGACGGCACCCTGGTCGCCGCCGTCGCCCGCTCCGGCCGCCCGGACCCCGAACCCGAACGCACCCTGATCATCGGCACCTACGACGGGCAGGGCTTCCCGGTCGCCACCGGCGGCACCTTCACCCGGCCCACCTGGCCCGCCGACGGCAGTTCGGCCTGGTCGGTGGTGGACGGGGACCGGGTGATCCGGGCCGTGCACGACCGCGCCAACGGCAATGTCTCGGTCCAGGACGTCGACATCTCGGATCTGATCGCGGCCGCGATCAACGCGAACTCGCCGCGCACGCCCATCACCGAACTGCGCATCTCGCCGACCGGGGCGCGGGCGGCGATCATCGCCAACGGCAAGGTGTACGTCGCCGTGGTGGTGCCGCAGCCGAACGGGAAGTTCGCGCTGTCCTCGCCGCTGCCGCTGGCCATCGGACTGAGCACGCCCGCGGTGTCGCTGGACTGGCTCACCGACGAGCGGGTCATCGTGGCCCGCGACGGCACCGTGGACCCGGTGGCCGGGGTGCTGGTGGACGGCTCGGAATTCCGGCCGCAGTCCTCGCAGAACCTCACCCCGCCGGTGCGGGTGGTGAGCGCCTCGCCCGACCAGGAGTACGTGGCCGACTCGCGCGCGGTGCTGGAACTGACCCGCAATCCCGAAGGGCGCGAGGACTACTGGCGCGAAGTTCCGGGACTCGGGGCCAACGCGGTGCCGGTGCTGCCGGGCTAGGCGCACACTGAGGGGCATGGGGGAACTGCTGGATCTGATCCTGCCGCGTTCCTGCGGCGGGTGCGGCCGGACCGGGACGGGGTGGTGCGCGGACTGCGCGGACGCGCTGTCGGGCCCGCCCATCCGGATCCGCCCGCGCGCCGATCCCGGGGTGCCGTGCTGGGCGCTGGCCGCCTACACGGGCGCGCCGCGGCGGGCCGTGCTCGCGGTCAAGGAGCAGTGCCGCCGCGACCTGGCGCGACCGCTCGGGGCTGGATTGGCCAGGGGGCTGGATCATTTGCGGGACGCGTCCCGGCCCCTGGTGCTGATCCCCGCGCCCAGTCGCGGGGCCGCGGCCCGGCGGCGCGGCGGCGACCCGGTGGTGCGTACCGCGCACATCGCGGCAGGGTGGCTACCGGGTTGCCGACTGGTATGCGTGTTACGCATGGGTCCCGGTGTACGGGATTCGGTCGGCCTCGGGCACCGCGATCGCCAGCACAATCTGCACGGTCGGATCCGGGTGGCCACCACCCGGCCGCCGAGTGCCCTGTTTCCGGCAAATGTCGAGGTAGTGGTCATCGATGACGTGCTGACCACCGGTGCCACGGTGTCCGAATCGGTGCGGGCGCTGAGTGCCGCGCGGATCGCCGTGCGTGCCGTGCTGGTTACCTGCGCTGCTTGATTCTCCGAAATTTGCGTGAACACTGGCGGACAGGTCGCTGGCGCACTAGGTTGGCGATCAGACACCCGAACCGCAAGTTTGGAGGTGGCGCCTCGGACATATGTGCCGATGCGAGATTCATCGGTCGGCACACGTTTCAATCCCGCCGCACGAGCGGCTTGTGCGGCCAGATCCGGGAGGTACGCGTGACGACTTCTTCACGACTCTCAGCGAAGAACGCAGGCACCTCGGTGCTGCTCGATGACGAGGTCATCGACGACTCATCCAGTCGGGCCACCACGGCAGACATCGTGGTGAAGGGCAGGACCCTGGGGGAGGGCGGAGTGCCCGACCATTTTCGAATTCACGTGGCGGACAAGCTCTCTCGCTTGGAGCGCTTCGACCCCACCATTTACCTCTTCGACGTGGAGCTCACCCACGAACGCAACCGTCGTCAACGCAAGAACTGCCAGCGAATAGAGATCACCGCCCGCGGTAAGGGTCCGGTCGTCCGGGCCGAGGCCTGCGCCGACAGCTTCTACGCCGCCCTGGAAGGCGCGGTCGAGAAGCTCGAGAGCCGGTTGCGCCGGCTCAAGGATCGCCGCCGCGTGCATCACGGGGACAAGACGCCGATCTCGGTCGCGGAGGCGACCGCCGGTCTCGTCGATGAAACGCTGTTCTCCGCCAACGGAGCCGAGAGCGCCCATGACCATTCGGCCGCCGCGATGGACGAATCCGCCGGTCCCGGGCATGTCGTGCGCACCAAGCAGCACCCCGCGATACCGATGACGGTCGATGACGCCCTCTATCAGATGGAGCTCGTCGGCCACGATTTCTTCCTGTTCCAGGACAAGGAGACCGACCGACCGTCGGTCGTCTACCGCCGTCACGCCTTCGACTACGGGCTCATCAGGCTCGCTTAGCCGCAGCTTCAGGGACATCAACCTTCGACCGGGGTCACGGGACAGGCCCCGGTCGCCTGTTGTCCAGGGCACTCTTGCTGTTACGGCGTGTATCAGTTAAAACTGTGCCATGGCTACCAAAGGCGCTCGCCGTGCTGTCATCGTCGCCGGGGCGCGGACCCCGTTCGTGCGGGCCTTCACCGATTTCACGCGGATGGACTCCATCGACCTCGCCGACACCGCGGTGCGCGGGCTGCTGGAACGCACCGGACTGCCCAAGCGGGAGGTCCAGGGCATCGTGTGGGGCGGGGTGATCCTGCCCGGCGCGGCGCCCAACATCGCGCGTGAGATCGCGCTCGACCTCGAACTGGACCCGGGGTGCGAGGGCTACACCGTGACCCGGGCCTGCGCGTCCGGACTGCAGGCCGTGGTGTCCGCAGCCGCCGCCATCGAGCGCGGCGAGCACGACATCATGATCGCCGGCGGCAGCGACTCCACCAGCAACGCCGAGGTCAAACTGCCGCAGAAGCTGGTGCACGCGGCCGCGCCGCTGGCACTGGGCAAGCCCAAGGCCAAGGACTACCTCACGGCCGCAACCCAATTGGCCCCGTTCTACGACCTGATGCCGCGCCGCCCGCAGATTGCCGAACGCACCACTGGCGAGGTGATGGGCGAATCCGCCGAGAAGATGGCGCGCATCCACGGCGTCTCGCGCGGCGCGCAGGACCACTTCGCCGCCACCTCCCACCACCGGGCCGCCGCCGCCATCGAATCCGGCCGCTTCGACCGCGAGGTGCTGTCCGTCCGCACCCCCGACGGCACCGCGGTGTCCCGCGACGGGCTCGTGCGCCGCGACACCAGCCTGGCCAAACTCGCCAAGCTGGCACCGGTTTTCGCCGAGAACGGCACCGTCACCGCCGGCAACTCCAGCCCGCTCACCGACGGCGCGTCCGCGGTGCTGCTGATGAGCGAGGAGAAGGCCCGCGCCCTCGGTTTCCAGCCGCTGGCCGCCTTCCGCTCCTGGAGCTTCGTCAGCGTCGACCCGCGCGACCAGGTCCTCATCGGCCCCGCCATCTCCATGCCGCGCGCCCTCGAGCAGGCCGGAATGTCCTTGGCCGACATCGATTTCGTCGATATCCACGAGGCCTTCGCCGCCCAGACCCTCTCCGTCGTCGCCGCCCTGGCCAGCGACGAATGGGCCAAGACCCGCCTCGACCGCGACACCGCCGTCGGCGAGATCGACCCGGCCAGGCTCAATGTCCACGGCGGCTCGGTCTCCCTTGGCCACCCCTTCGGAGCCACCGGCGCGCGCATGGTCACCACCATGGCCAACGAACTCGCGCTCACCGGCAAGTCCACCGCCCTGCTCGGTATCTGCGCGGCGGGCGGCATCGGGGCCTCGGCGGTGCTCGAAGCCGTCTGACCCGCCGAGCGACGCGAAAGGATTGCGGCCCGCAACATCCCGGGCACACAATTTCGGTGTGGGTTTCCGGGAATGGAAGCAGACGGTCTCGCACGGCGACAGCGATCGCGCCATCGCCGCGCGCATGGGCACCAACCAGATGCGGGTGTCCCGGCATCTGGGCGGTGACTCGCCGGTCGCGGAAACCGTCATCGCCTTCAGCCGCACCTATCGGGTGAGTCCGATCGAAGGTCTCATCGCGGCCGGGTTCCTCACCCGTGACGACGTCGTGCGCGCCTCGCTGCAGGAGGCGCTGCGCGAGGCCACCGGCGCGGAACTGGCCGCCGAGGTGGCTCGCCGGCTGGCCGGTCCCGAGTACTTCGAGTGAACGGCGAGAACGTGGTCGCGGCTACTGGCCTATCGCTGTGCACCGTTGGTCACATGTGATGCACAGAGCAATTGCGCATATTCACATTGCGCTTACCTGGGGAAATGGATTCGCGTGCAGTGGAATTCGTGGCCCGGGTCACGCTGTTTTCTGATTTCGCCCATCTTGGGCGAACGCCCAGTTACGCCTACCGTCGGTGGTGGATCCGGTGTGCCCGCGATTTCCGCCGGATGCGTATCCGAAACAGCAAGTGATCCACGCATGTGAAAGCCGGTACTACCGATGTCTGTTCGCAAGATCGTTCTCTCCTCCGTGGTCGCCGTTCCCGTCGCCGCCGCCGTGGCGCTGGCCGGAGCCGGAACCGCTTCCGCCGAAACCGTTTCCGGCAATCCCGCGCCGGTCGCCACCGCCGACGTCCCGCGCGACCCCACCACCGGCATCCCGGTCGACACCCTGAACCGCATGGGCCAGAGCGCCGCCGCGGGCGCGGGCATCGGCGCGGTCGCCGGTGGCGTCGCGGGCGGTGTCGCCGGTGGCGTCGTCGGCCTGCCGCTCGGACTGACCGGCGCCGCCATCGGCGCGGGCATCGGTAGCGGTCTCGGCGGTGGCGGTGGTACCGCCGCCGGTGGTGCCGCGGGCGCCGCAGCGGGTGCGGGCGTGGGCGCGGTGCCCGGCGCCGCGGCCGGCGCGGCCACCGGTGTGACCGCCGGAACGGTGGTCGGCGGCGTGCTCGGCTTCGCCGCCGGTGAGGCCGTTCCGGTCGCCGTGGGCGCGGCCGGTGGCGCGCTGATCGGTGCGGGTGCCGGCGCCGGTATCGGCGCGGGCGTCGGTTACGCCACCGCGCCGCAGCACTGATTCGCCTCGGGCGAAACCCCTTTCGACAGCGACACCCCCGATCCGCCTGGATCGGGGGTGTCGTGTGTTCGGTCGGTCAGTCGTCCGAGCGAGGCGTGAACTGCTCCCAGTGGATGGCCGACTCGAGCGGGCGGCGATTGCGCCAGCCGAAGCGCTCCAGATCCGGGATCTGCTGGAATTCGTGCACCGGGCCGACGCACAGCCAGGCCACCGGCTTCACGCCCGGCGGCAGGCCGAGCAGGTCGGTCAGGAACGGCTCGTCGTAGAAGCTCACCCAGCCGACGCCCACGCCCTCGGCGGTGGCGGCCAGCCACAGGTTCTGGATGGCCAGAATGGTGGAGTAGATGCCGGTCTCGGGCACCGTCGCCCGGCCCAGCACGTGGGTGCCGCCGCGAGCCTGATTGTGGGTGACCACGATGCCTGTGCCGCTCTCCACAATGCCTTCGATCTTGATCGGATTGAAGGTCTCGGCGCGGTCGGCGGGCAGCGAATCGTTGAACTGCTGCCGCTTCTCGGCCACGTGGTCGGCGAACTTGCCGAGCGTGGCCGGGTCCCGCAGCACCACGAAGTCCCACGGCATGGAGTTGCCGACGCTCGGGGCGCGATGGGCCGCCTCCAGAATCCGGAGCAGGGTGGTGTCGTCGACCACCGCACCGGTGAATTCGGCGCGGACGTCACGGCGCAGTTTGATGGCGTCGTAGACGCTCAGACATTCGAGGGAGCTGATCGGGCCTTCGGAACACACGCGGTCCAGTGAACCAGGCGGGTCGATCGCCGAACCTGGCAACCCTCCACAGCACGAACGCCTCCCGCCGGGACTCGGCGGGAGGCGTTCGCGAATGTCGGTGACTAACCGGCCATGGCCGGTTCGCGCCGGGCCAGCTTGCGCCGGCCCTCACGCAGCGCGGTGCGCAGGCCGCGGCGGCGGCCGGTCATCGGATCCACCGTGGCCTCGCCGCCGAACATCTTCTCCGACTTGGTTTCCGGAGCGTCGTCGGTGGAGCGGCGCAGGTACTTGTTGGGCAGCGACAGCTTCATGATGGTGCGCCACGACTTGGCGTACTGCACCGGCAGCGAACCGGTGGTGTACGGCAGGTCGTACTTCTCGCACAGCGCCCGCACCCGCACCGCGATGTCACGCAGGTGGTTGGACGGGATGTCCGGGTACAGGTGGTGCTCGATCTGGTGCGAGAGATTGCCGGACATGAAGTGCAGGACCGGGCCGCCGGAGATGTTGGCCGAACCCAGCATCTGACGCAGGTACCACTCGCCCTGGGTCTCGTTGTCGCAGTCGAACTTGGTGAACTTCTCGGCGCCGTCGGGGAAGTGGCCGCAGAAGATGACCGCGTTGGTCCACACATTGCGGACCACGTTGGCGGCCAGGTTCGCGGTCAGCGTGCCCAGGAAGGCCGGGCCGGTGAGCAGCGGGAAGATCAGGTAGTCCTTGGCGGCCTGCTTGCCGATCTTCTTCAGAACGGTCTTGCGGTCCTCCTCGAACTGAATGCGCTCGGGAGAATCCGGGGCCCACTTCTTCTTCGCGACCTTGCCCAGTTCCAAATGCTGAATGGCGACGCCGTATTCGAAGAACATCTGCAGCAGCAGGTTGTAGACCGGCTGTCCGAGATAGAACGGCGACCACCGCTGATCGCGGGTGACGCGCAGCAGGCCGTAGCCGATGTCGTCATCCATGCCCAGCACGTTGGTGTACTTGTGGTGCAGGAAGTTGTGGGTGATCTTCCAGTGCTCGGACGGGCCGGCGTTGTCCCATTCCCACTTGGTCGAGTGGATTTCCGGATCGTTCATCCAGTCCCACTGCCCGTGCATCACATTGTGGCCGATCTCCATGTTCTCGATGATCTTGGCGGTACCCAGCAGGGCGACGCCGGCCAGCCACGCGGGCGGGAAGAGACTCGCGAAAAGCACTGTGCGGCCACTGATTTCGAGGCCGCGCTGGAGACGGATCACATTGCGGATGTAACGGGCATCCTTCGCGCCGAGGGATGATTCGACTTCGCGGCGGATGGCGTCCAGCTCCGCTCCGATCGCTTCGACATCCTCCGGGGTGAGGTGCGCGTATTCCTTGACATCCGAGATCGCCATGCTGGTTACAGTACCGTAGGTTACGGTCCCGTAGGTTGGCTTGGATTGAATCGCTAACGTGTCGAATACCGCATTGTTATCGCGACTGTACTCTGCTAGAGATTGCGCCGCAGCGTGCGCGAGAACCAGCCTTTCCGATTGGCTTTCTCGGTCAGCAGAGCCTTTTCCGTCAGTGCCTTTTCGCGCAGCGCGGCCTTGGCTTCCCGCAGCACCTGCTTCTCGTGCTCCGCCTTCTCCTTCAGCGCCACCTTCGCCTCCTGCAGCGCCGACCGCAGCCCGCGCCGCTCACCCGTCACCGGGTCCAGGCCCCAGGTCGGCTGGTGCTCGGCCAGCCACTCCGACGCGTTGTGCTCGGCCAGCCACTCGGAGGCGTTGTGCTCGGCCAGCCACTCGCCGCCGTTCCAGGCCGGCAGCGAGATGCCCGCGAATTTGCGCTCCGAGGACGTCTCGGGCGCGTCGTCGGAGGTCCGCTTGAGCCACTGATCCGGCAGCGCCAGCTTGTGAATCGTGCGGAACGCCAGCAGATACTGCTTGCCCAGCGAGCCCGTGGTGTACGGCAGGTCGTACTTGTCGCACAGCTCGCGCACCTTCACCGACACCTCGGCATACCGATTGCTCGGCAGGTCCGGGAACAGGTGATGCTCGATCTGGTAGCTCAGATTGCCGCTCATGAACGCCATCGCCGGGCCCGCGTCGAAGTTCGCGCTTCCCAGCATCTGGCGCAGGTACCACTCGCCCTGCGTCTCGTTCTCGAACTGCTCCTCGGTGAACTTCTCGGCGCCGTCGGGGAAATGGCCGCAGAAGATGACCGCGTACGCCCACAGGTTCCGGACCAGGTTCGCGGTGGCGTTGGCCTTCAGCGTCGACTTCCAGGCCGGACCGGTCAGCGCCGGGTAGATCACGAAATCCTTGGCGACCTGCTTGCCGGCCTTGCGCCAGAACGCCTTGTTCGGCTCGGTGAGGATGTGCCGCGGCGGGAACAGCTGCGACTGCGGCACCCCCATCTGCTCCTTGGTGGCCGCCAGATCGTGCAGCGCGATGCCCCACTCGAACAGCGCGGCCAGCACCAGGTTCGCGGCCGGCTGCACCAGGTTGATCGGCTTCCACTCCTCGTCGCGCGTCATGCGCAGAATGCCGAAACCCAGATCGTCATCCATGTCGAGGATGTTGGTGTACATGTGGTGCGAGTAGTTGTGCGCGGCCTTCCACTGCGCCGACGACCCCGTCATATCCCACTCCCACGTGGTGGAGTGGATCTCCGGGTCGTTCATCCAGTCCCACTGCCCGTGGCTGACGTTGTGCCCGAGCTCCATGTTCTCGATGATCTTCGCGACCGAGAGCAGGGCGGTGCCGGTCAGCCAGGCCCAGCGCTTCTTCGACGCGAACAGGGTGGCCCGGCCGGCCGCCTCCAGGATCCGCTGCGCCGCGATGGTGCGCCGGATGTAGCGCGCGTCGCGCTCTCCCAGCGAGTGCTCCACATCGCGACGAATCGTGTCGAGCTCCTGGCCCAGGGCTTCGATATCGGACGCCGAGAGATGGGCGAACGTCTTGATGTCGGTGATGGCCACCGGCAGTCCTTCCGTGGTTGATCTGCCTCGCACCGCTGCGCGGGTGGGCGGCCCCGAAGGGCCGGTCAGGCTCGATTGCTATCGAGGGTAGCCGTTCTCGGGCGAGGCCGTCTCACACCGTGCGGTGTGGGTCGGACCTCCTGCACTGTGCGTCAGACCTCGAGCGTGCAGTCGCCCGCGGCCGCGGAGATGCAGGTCTGGATCTTGTCGCCGGCGCGGTGTTCCTTGCCGTTGCGCAGATCCCGCACGTGACCGCCGGTGACGGTCACGACGCAGGTCTGGCAGATGCCCATGCGGCAGCCGAACGGCATCTGCACGCCCGCGCTCTCACCGGCCTGCAGCAGCGTGGTCGCGCCGTCCACTTCGGCGGTGCGGCCGGCCTTGGCGAAGGTGACGGTGCCGCCCTCGGCGGTGGCGTTGCGTTCGATCTCGAACCGCTCGACGTGCAGGCGGTCGCCGATACCGGCGGCGGCCCAATGCTTTTCTATCTCGTCGAGCATGGGCAGCGGGCCGCAGGCCCAGGTCTCGCGCTCCCGCCAGTCCGGGCACACGGTGTCCAGATCGGCGAGCGCGAACTTGCCGTTCTCGCCGGTCAGGTGCAGGTGGGCGGTGAAACCCGGACGGCGGTCGTGCAATTCACGCAATTCGTCGCCGAACATGACGTCATCGGGGGTGCGGGCCGAATGCACGTGCAGCACATCGGGGACCGCGTCGCGGCGATCCATGGTGCGCAGCATGGCCATCACCGGGGTGATGCCCGAGCCCGCGGTCAGGAACAGCACCTTGCTCGGCGCCGGATCCGGCAGCACGAAACCGCCCTGTGGCGCGGCCAGGCGCACGATCGTGCCCTCGGGGACGCCGGAGACGATGTGGCTGGACAGGAAGCCCTCCGGCATCGCCTTCACCGCGATGGAGATGAGCCGGCGGCCCTTGTTGGTGGCGTCGCCGGTCCAATCCGGCGGGCAGGTCAGCGAATACGAGCGCCAGTGCCAGCGGCCCTCCACCAGCACGCCGATGCCGATGTACTGGCCCGGGGCGAACTTGAAGTCGAATCCCCAGCCCGGCTTGATCACCAGGGTGGCCGAATCCGCGGTCTCCTTGCGGACTTCCACGATGCGACCGCGCAGCTCGCGCGCCGACCACAGCGGATTCACCAGGTGCAGGTAATCGTCGGGCAGCAGGGGAGTGGTGATCCGGGCTGCGGCTCCGCGCAGGGCGTCGAGCGGAGTCCGCCCGGCGTTCCCGCCTTCGGCCACGGGGGCCTCCAGCCATTCGCGCAGTCCCCGCACGGAGAATCCGCCACTCTTCGATGCCATATCCCAGAAGCTTTCTGTCGTCGTGCACGCTGGTCAGCGCTTCGTCGCGCACAAGTTGCCCATGTGATGAGCAACCATCACAGCCAGGTTACGGCATCGTAGGTTACGGGGCCGGATGTACCTGTCTCTCGAAACTTGAGGGCCCCCGTTTCGCTGAAACGGAGGCCCGGAACGAGAATTCTATGGCTGCTGCCGGCCGGTCAGAGCAGGTCCAGGAGGAAGGGGAGTTCCTGGGCCGCGTACCAAGCCAATTGGTGGTCCTCGGCGTCGCCGAGCACGAATTCGGCGTCGGCGTCGCCCATGTCCGCGGCGTCGATGACCTCGACGGCCTTGGACACCTCGGACTCGGCCTCGGCCAGGTCCACGTGGATCGAGGCGATCCGGTCGTAGGGGATGGCGGCCGAGAGGCGGACCACCGCGTCGTCCAGGTCCGGGCGCAGGGTCGCGCCGTCCACGTCGGCGGCGATGACCGCGCGGCGGAAGATCGGGCCGGCCGGTGCGGACCTGCCGGTGCCGTCCGGCTCGCCCGCGTCCTCGCCGCCCAGATCCGCGACGGCCTGTTCCTCGGCGAGTAGTCGCAGCGAGGCGCGCGCGGCCTCGGCCATCGCCACCTCGGCCAGTTCCTCGTCGTCACCGGAGGCGTAGGCCTCGCGCAGCGCGGGGGTGACCGCGAAGGCGGTGTCGTTGAGGGCGCGAATCTCCCGGTCCTTCACGAGTTCCCGCAGCATCGGCACCGTAGCCGGCACGTAGACCCGTAGCTTCTTCGATACGGCGGACGACTCACTGGACGCAGGCACCGAGCATCTCCTCCATCGACTCGTGCACCGAAGCGGTCAGCACCGCGATATCCGCCATGGCGTCACGATCGGCCGTGAGTCCGTAGAACACCCGCCCGTCGTAGGACGTGAGCCCGATACTCAGAGCCTGGAAACGCAGTAGCGGCGATACCGGGTACATCTCCAGCATCCGCGCGCCGCCGATGTACATGGGCTGCTGCGGACCCGGCGCGTTGGTGATCACCAGATTGAACGTGTGTTCTGCAAAAGTACTCGCCGAGCGCACGCTCATGGCATGCAGGCTCGCCGGAGCGAATCCGGCCATGTGCACCAGCGTGCGGGCCCGCACCCCGCGCTGATGCCGGGAGTGCGCCTCGGTGGCGTGCTTGATGTGCGAGATCCGGATCACCGGATTCGGCTCGCCCACCGGTAGATCCAGCATCAGTGAGGTGACTTCGCCCGCGGGTTTGAGCTCCCCGTTGGGTCCGTCGGCGTACACGGACATGGGGACTACGGCGCGCAGCGCGTCCGCCTCGGTCAGCACCTGCCCGCGCGAGAGCAGCCAGTTGCGCAGCGCACCGGTCACCACCGCGAGGATCACGTCGTTGATGGAGCAGTCGAAGCGTTTGCGGATCTTGCGGTAGTCCTCGAGATCGGTGCGCACCACCTCGAAGCGGCGATTACGCGAGGTTCGTATGTTCAGGGGACTGTCGGGCGCGCCGATGGCCGCGGTGCGGACCATGGACACCAGTTTCTGCACGGCCTTGCCGGTGGCGTCGACCATAGCGAAGGCCTCGGCCACGTGGTGGCGCGCCACCTCCAGGCCCTCGCGCGGCTGGGTGGCCAGGTGCAGGGCCGCGCCGAACAGCAGTTCCAGTTCGGCGGGTTCGCGGTGGGCGACCCAGGCGTCGTCGGCGACCTCGCGGGGCGCGGTCGAGGTGTCGAGGATCACATGCCCGATCTCGAGCGCGCTGTCACCGTCCACCAGGCCCGAATGGGTTTTGGTGAAGATGGCGCAGCGGCCCTCGGACAGGCCCTCGACCAGGTACATCTCCCACAGTGGCCGGCTCGGGTCGAGCGGGCGCGAGGCCAGTCGCGCCACCAGGTCCAGCAGTTGTTCGTCGGTCCCCGGTTCGGGTAGCGCCGAGCGCCGCACGTGATAGGTGATGTCGAAGTGGCTGTCGTCCACCCAGATCGGGCGGCCCAGCGCGAACGGGATCTCCCGCACCTTGCGCCGGTAGAGCGGCACCAGCGGCAACCGCGATTCGACCAGACTGACCAGTCGCTCGTAATCCAGCGGTCCGTGCCCGGAGTTCCCGGTCGGCGCGGGATTGCGCAGGATGGCCAGGGAGCCGATGTGCATCGGGTTGCTGCTGGATTCCAGTCGGTAGAACGACGCGTCCTGGGGCGTCAGTCTGGTGATCACGCTGCCCGGTACTCCCTTATCCCTGCCTGCGCCTCGCAGTTGTCCCCCTGCCGAGGC from Nocardia tengchongensis includes:
- a CDS encoding ferredoxin reductase, with protein sequence MASKSGGFSVRGLREWLEAPVAEGGNAGRTPLDALRGAAARITTPLLPDDYLHLVNPLWSARELRGRIVEVRKETADSATLVIKPGWGFDFKFAPGQYIGIGVLVEGRWHWRSYSLTCPPDWTGDATNKGRRLISIAVKAMPEGFLSSHIVSGVPEGTIVRLAAPQGGFVLPDPAPSKVLFLTAGSGITPVMAMLRTMDRRDAVPDVLHVHSARTPDDVMFGDELRELHDRRPGFTAHLHLTGENGKFALADLDTVCPDWRERETWACGPLPMLDEIEKHWAAAGIGDRLHVERFEIERNATAEGGTVTFAKAGRTAEVDGATTLLQAGESAGVQMPFGCRMGICQTCVVTVTGGHVRDLRNGKEHRAGDKIQTCISAAAGDCTLEV
- a CDS encoding fatty acid desaturase, encoding MAITDIKTFAHLSASDIEALGQELDTIRRDVEHSLGERDARYIRRTIAAQRILEAAGRATLFASKKRWAWLTGTALLSVAKIIENMELGHNVSHGQWDWMNDPEIHSTTWEWDMTGSSAQWKAAHNYSHHMYTNILDMDDDLGFGILRMTRDEEWKPINLVQPAANLVLAALFEWGIALHDLAATKEQMGVPQSQLFPPRHILTEPNKAFWRKAGKQVAKDFVIYPALTGPAWKSTLKANATANLVRNLWAYAVIFCGHFPDGAEKFTEEQFENETQGEWYLRQMLGSANFDAGPAMAFMSGNLSYQIEHHLFPDLPSNRYAEVSVKVRELCDKYDLPYTTGSLGKQYLLAFRTIHKLALPDQWLKRTSDDAPETSSERKFAGISLPAWNGGEWLAEHNASEWLAEHNASEWLAEHQPTWGLDPVTGERRGLRSALQEAKVALKEKAEHEKQVLREAKAALREKALTEKALLTEKANRKGWFSRTLRRNL
- the bluB gene encoding 5,6-dimethylbenzimidazole synthase: MCSEGPISSLECLSVYDAIKLRRDVRAEFTGAVVDDTTLLRILEAAHRAPSVGNSMPWDFVVLRDPATLGKFADHVAEKRQQFNDSLPADRAETFNPIKIEGIVESGTGIVVTHNQARGGTHVLGRATVPETGIYSTILAIQNLWLAATAEGVGVGWVSFYDEPFLTDLLGLPPGVKPVAWLCVGPVHEFQQIPDLERFGWRNRRPLESAIHWEQFTPRSDD
- the raiA gene encoding ribosome hibernation-promoting factor, HPF/YfiA family; this translates as MLLDDEVIDDSSSRATTADIVVKGRTLGEGGVPDHFRIHVADKLSRLERFDPTIYLFDVELTHERNRRQRKNCQRIEITARGKGPVVRAEACADSFYAALEGAVEKLESRLRRLKDRRRVHHGDKTPISVAEATAGLVDETLFSANGAESAHDHSAAAMDESAGPGHVVRTKQHPAIPMTVDDALYQMELVGHDFFLFQDKETDRPSVVYRRHAFDYGLIRLA
- a CDS encoding acetyl-CoA C-acyltransferase is translated as MATKGARRAVIVAGARTPFVRAFTDFTRMDSIDLADTAVRGLLERTGLPKREVQGIVWGGVILPGAAPNIAREIALDLELDPGCEGYTVTRACASGLQAVVSAAAAIERGEHDIMIAGGSDSTSNAEVKLPQKLVHAAAPLALGKPKAKDYLTAATQLAPFYDLMPRRPQIAERTTGEVMGESAEKMARIHGVSRGAQDHFAATSHHRAAAAIESGRFDREVLSVRTPDGTAVSRDGLVRRDTSLAKLAKLAPVFAENGTVTAGNSSPLTDGASAVLLMSEEKARALGFQPLAAFRSWSFVSVDPRDQVLIGPAISMPRALEQAGMSLADIDFVDIHEAFAAQTLSVVAALASDEWAKTRLDRDTAVGEIDPARLNVHGGSVSLGHPFGATGARMVTTMANELALTGKSTALLGICAAGGIGASAVLEAV
- a CDS encoding wax ester/triacylglycerol synthase family O-acyltransferase, which encodes MITRLTPQDASFYRLESSSNPMHIGSLAILRNPAPTGNSGHGPLDYERLVSLVESRLPLVPLYRRKVREIPFALGRPIWVDDSHFDITYHVRRSALPEPGTDEQLLDLVARLASRPLDPSRPLWEMYLVEGLSEGRCAIFTKTHSGLVDGDSALEIGHVILDTSTAPREVADDAWVAHREPAELELLFGAALHLATQPREGLEVARHHVAEAFAMVDATGKAVQKLVSMVRTAAIGAPDSPLNIRTSRNRRFEVVRTDLEDYRKIRKRFDCSINDVILAVVTGALRNWLLSRGQVLTEADALRAVVPMSVYADGPNGELKPAGEVTSLMLDLPVGEPNPVIRISHIKHATEAHSRHQRGVRARTLVHMAGFAPASLHAMSVRSASTFAEHTFNLVITNAPGPQQPMYIGGARMLEMYPVSPLLRFQALSIGLTSYDGRVFYGLTADRDAMADIAVLTASVHESMEEMLGACVQ
- a CDS encoding DUF6912 family protein; translation: MLRELVKDREIRALNDTAFAVTPALREAYASGDDEELAEVAMAEAARASLRLLAEEQAVADLGGEDAGEPDGTGRSAPAGPIFRRAVIAADVDGATLRPDLDDAVVRLSAAIPYDRIASIHVDLAEAESEVSKAVEVIDAADMGDADAEFVLGDAEDHQLAWYAAQELPFLLDLL
- a CDS encoding ComF family protein, which translates into the protein MGELLDLILPRSCGGCGRTGTGWCADCADALSGPPIRIRPRADPGVPCWALAAYTGAPRRAVLAVKEQCRRDLARPLGAGLARGLDHLRDASRPLVLIPAPSRGAAARRRGGDPVVRTAHIAAGWLPGCRLVCVLRMGPGVRDSVGLGHRDRQHNLHGRIRVATTRPPSALFPANVEVVVIDDVLTTGATVSESVRALSAARIAVRAVLVTCAA
- a CDS encoding acyl-CoA desaturase; this translates as MAISDVKEYAHLTPEDVEAIGAELDAIRREVESSLGAKDARYIRNVIRLQRGLEISGRTVLFASLFPPAWLAGVALLGTAKIIENMEIGHNVMHGQWDWMNDPEIHSTKWEWDNAGPSEHWKITHNFLHHKYTNVLGMDDDIGYGLLRVTRDQRWSPFYLGQPVYNLLLQMFFEYGVAIQHLELGKVAKKKWAPDSPERIQFEEDRKTVLKKIGKQAAKDYLIFPLLTGPAFLGTLTANLAANVVRNVWTNAVIFCGHFPDGAEKFTKFDCDNETQGEWYLRQMLGSANISGGPVLHFMSGNLSHQIEHHLYPDIPSNHLRDIAVRVRALCEKYDLPYTTGSLPVQYAKSWRTIMKLSLPNKYLRRSTDDAPETKSEKMFGGEATVDPMTGRRRGLRTALREGRRKLARREPAMAG